One window of the Oncorhynchus clarkii lewisi isolate Uvic-CL-2024 chromosome 19, UVic_Ocla_1.0, whole genome shotgun sequence genome contains the following:
- the LOC139375033 gene encoding beclin 1-associated autophagy-related key regulator-like, producing the protein MASSLRSDVRSGEGTLGALPGARPQLRSHLLHATNTTGSPGSQMVESVDDAEGLYVAVERCPLCNTARRRLTCARCIHAGDFIYFDGRNPERYTDKLERLKMLKVEKERFQHMVIKAMDKKVQADQLKWKIMSCKMKIEQLKEAIGCGNEEVKSGKDLLLRSQEESQRLQRRASRHQEKRDKIERHNLRLGELLEKRGKELQGRLEHLAEVRRGHILELTAHIFPTQEEKQGSRDPADVLSECDLVLTSSTVSELAEARRTTYLSGRWIWDDQNGETSISITGPRVTLPSNGDCSPYYSWVEEKSTNEGPELDHINPAHTISAALCFATQLINILSHILDVNLPKKLCNSEFCGDSLSRYRFTRAVTKLNTNILHLCFSQHVESELLHPHHTLRNIMFLVSPDNKNLGRTGPYEVTADLEDSMEFVEPEAAGPAEESGDEMVTDEETDLGTDWETVPSPRFCDIPSQPMDLSQSTAMQVSQPVGQAGGMISSAAASVTSWFRAYTGQR; encoded by the exons ATGGCATCCTCACTGCGAAGCGACGTCCGCTCTGGCGAAGGGACTTTGGGAGCGCTGCCCGGGGCTCGGCCACAGCTCCGCTCGCACCTCCTACACGCCACAAACACCACAGGTTCCCCTGGGTCTCAAATGGTGGAGTCTGTGGACGATGCGGAGGGTTTGTATGTCGCCGTGGAGCGATGTCCTCTCTGCAACACCGCCAGGCGCAGGCTGACGTGCGCCCGATGCATCCATGCAGGCGATTTTATATACTTCGACGGTAGAAACCCTGAACG ATACACTGACAAATTGGAAAGACTTAAAATGCTGAAGGTGGAGAAAGAACGTTTCcaacacat GGTCATTAAAGCCATGGACAAGAAAGTCCAGGCAGATCAGCTG AAATGGAAGATCATGTCATGCAAGATGAAAATAGAGCAGCTGAAGGAGGCTATTGGTTGTGGGAATGAAGAGGTGAAAAGTG gTAAGGACCTGCTGCTTCGCTCCCAAGAGGAGAGCCAGAGGCTGCAGCGGCGGGCCAGCCGCCATCAGGAGAAGAGGGACAAGATAGAGAGACACAACCTGCGGCTGGGAGAGCTGCTGGAGAAGAGGGGCAAGGAGCTGCAGGGTCGTCTGGAGCACCTGGCTGAGGTCCGTAGAGGACACATCCTGGAGCTCACCGCTCACATCTTCCCCAcacaggaggagaaacagggtaGCAG GGACCCAGCAGACGTGTTGTCGGAGTGTGACTTGGTCCTGACCTCCAGCACAGTGAGTGAGTTGGCTGAGGCCCGCCGCACCACCTACCTGTCAGGGCGCTGGATCTGGGATGACCAGAATGGAGAGACCTCCATTAGCATCACTGGACCCAGGGTCACGCTGCCCAGCAACGGGGACTGCTCCCCCTATTACAGCTGGGTGGAGGAGAAGAGCACCAACGAGGGGCCCG AGTTGGACCACATCAACCCAGCCCACACCATCAGTGCAGCCCTCTGTTTTGCTACCCAGCTCATCAACATCCTCTCTCACATCCTGGATGTCAATCTGCCCAAGAAGTTGTGTAACAGTGAGTTCTGTGGTGACAGCCTGAGCAGGTACAGGTTCACCCGGGCTGTCACCAAGCTCAACACCAACATCCTTCACCTCTGCTTCTCACAG CATGTTGAGAGTGAGCTGCTGCACCCTCACCACACCCTGAGGAACATCATGTTCCTTGTCTCTCCTGACAACAAAAACCTGGGCAG gACGGGTCCGTACGAGGTGACTGCTGACCTGGAGGACTCCATGGAGTTTGTTGAGCCGGAGGCGGCCGGCCCGGCAGAGGAAAGCGGGGATGAGATGGTGACGGATGAGGAGACAGACCTGGGGACAGACTGGGAAACAGTCCCCAGCCCACGCTTCTGTGACATCCCCTCCCAACCCATGGACCTGTCCCAGAGCACGGCCATGCAGGTGTCCCAGCCCGTGGGCCAGGCCGGGGGCATGATCTCCTCAGCAGCAGCATCCGTCACCTCCTGGTTTCGGGCCTACACCGGCCAGCGCTGA
- the LOC139375034 gene encoding F-box only protein 34, producing MHLKPYPKLQKKEFYLESSHDSQRGLHHMSQQGALSLRTEWGVRPALVGSSSSGLGPGTARSPLSVISTNTRCCSDGSNSTHGNSGSGLQTSRLSGSGGNVFHSSTTWARRKTSETSYTTTSSLLLLPTSSCTSSTGSGGSENQEASLSVSYQGEDGEGPLDIWAVIKPGNTKEKIAIFASPQCHGSLVNGGGGGEPVREAREGDLVSSISVRTVSVKMKSCWEDEGGSVAKRRRRSWHRGHHQDRDRQSPRAIERQSPLSPTKNSPEEVTLGESPRVPECGVVGVGGEQVCRVEGEEGSETGTGKALSVVELVAALEQRASDKQGDSKPVSLRSSTSITLSRGLSLTQEPQQPKAPDQSPQGTDEAECVKVSDMVAKLESECLKRRSVPREGSGSGGELSRNNSLRRRVGRVLLAGADACSISAQPPPSPTGPQHGLEETTRVQHLHASPSEGRPSVSTIHTDKLVPSSCHEASHWASRSSDPASPSHSVDSGCGASIHAVREPEEMCEAQGQQVIEAGQDLYLQLQSERASSSLQSEEPLPGMLFFSHPLPSQPVLEQHKLPHPDSTRTQDTGSSPQLTRDLAEPSKPQPCDPAITSLLPETISHSENWAKEEDEREEEKAVSEGEGSAFSQCETVPFPLRRLVSHEFLEMRFKIQLLLEPQQYMAFLPHHIIVKIFCLLPTENLAALKCTCHYFKFLIESYGVRPADCRWVCDPRYKDDPCKQCKKRYGRGDVSLCRWHHKPYCQALPYGPGYWMCCHGSHKDTPGCNVGLHDNRWVPAFHSINMPIYKKPRAVTEE from the coding sequence ATGCACCTCAAGCCATACCCCAAACTGCAGAagaaagagttctacctggagtCCAGTCACGACAGCCAGAGAGGCCTTCACCATATGAGCCAGCAGGGGGCCCTGTCTCTGAGGACAGAGTGGGGGGTCCGTCCAGCCCTGGTGGGCTCGTCTAGCAGCGGGCTCGGCCCGGGCACGGCCCGGTCCCCCCTTAGTGTCATATCCACCAACACCCGGTGCTGCAGTGACGGCAGTAATAGTACCCACGGCAACAGTGGTAGTGGGCTGCAAACCTCAAGGCTGAGTGGGTCTGGGGGAAATGTATTCCACAGTAGTACAACCTGGGCCCGGCGGAAAACCTCTGAAACCTCCTACACCACCACCTCGTCCCTGCtgctcctccccacctcctcctgcaCCTCCTCTACAGGCTCGGGGGGATCTGAGAACCAGGAGGCCTCCCTCAGCGTCTCCTAccagggggaggatggagagggaccGCTGGACATCTGGGCTGTCATAAAGCCCGGCAACACCAAGGAGAAAATCGCCATCTTCGCCTCGCCCCAGTGCCACGGCAGCCTCGTGAATGGTGGCGGTGGAGGAGAGCCGGTCAGGGAGGCGCGTGAGGGAGACTTGGTGAGCAGCATCTCAGTGAGGACAGTGTCTGTGAAGATGAAAAGCTGTTGGGAGGATGAGGGTGGCTCTGTGGCCAAGCGCAGGAGGAGGTCATGGCATCGGGGCCACCACCAGGACAGAGACCGACAGTCACCCAgagctatagagagacagagcccATTGAGTCCCACAAAGAACAGCCCAGAAGAGGTGACCCTTGGCGAGAGCCCTAGAGTGCCTGAGTGTGGGGTTGTAGGGGTGGGTGGGGAGCAGGTATGTAGGGTAGAGGGCGAGGAGGGGAGTGAGACTGGGACGGGCAAGGCTCTCTCTGTGGTGGAGTTGGTGGCCGCCTTGGAGCAGAGAGCCAGCGACAAGCAAGGGGACTCTAAGCCTGTCTCTCTGCGGAGCTCCACAAGCATTACCTTATCCAGGGGGCTGTCACTGACCCAAGAGCCCCAGCAGCCCAAAGCCCCAGACCAGAGCCCCCAGGGGACAGATGAGGCAGAGTGTGTAAAGGTGTCAGACATGGTGGCCAAGCTGGAGTCAGAGTGCCTGAAGCGCCGGAGTGTTCCAAGGGAAGGGTCCGGATCTGGGGGAGAGCTGTCGCGCAACAACAGCCTGCGGAGGAGGGTGGGCAGGGTGTTACTGGCAGGAGCAGACGCCTGCTCCATCTCAGCCCAGCCACCTCCGTCTCCCACTGGGCCCCAGCACGGACTAGAGGAGACCACAAGGGTGCAGCACCTCCACGCTAGTCCATCTGAGGGCCGTCCCTCTGTTAGCACCATCCACACGGACAAACTAGTTCCCAGCAGCTGCCATGAAGCTTCCCACTGGGCTTCCCGTTCCTCTGACCCAGCTTCTCCGTCTCACAGTGTGGACTCTGGGTGTGGAGCCTCCATCCACGCTGTCAGAGAGCCAGAGGAGATGTGTGAGGCCCAGGGACAGCAGGTCATTGAGGCTGGGCAGGATCTGTACCTCCAGCTCCAGTCAGAGCGGGCCAGCAGCAGTCTACAGAGTGAGGAGCCCCTCCCAGGCATGCTGTTCTTCTCACACCCTCTGCCCTCACAGCCGGTGCTAGAACAACACAAACTCCCACACCCAGACAGTACTCGCACCCAGGACACTGGGTCCAGCCCTCAACTCACCAGAGACTTAGCAGAACCCTCCAAGCCTCAGCCCTGCGACCCTGCTatcacctccctcctccctgaaACCATATCGCACAGTGAGAACTGGGccaaagaggaggatgagagggaggaggagaaggcggtgagtgagggagaggggagtgctTTTAGCCAGTGTGAGACTGTGCCTTTCCCCCTGCGCCGCCTGGTGTCTCACGAGTTCCTGGAGATGCGCTTTAAGATCCAGCTGCTCCTGGAACCCCAGCAGTACATGGCCTTCCTGCCTCACCACATTATCGTTAAGATCTTCTGCCTGCTGCCCACAGAGAACCTGGCAGCGCTTAAGTGCACCTGCCACTACTTCAAGTTCCTCATCGAGAGCTACGGAGTTCGACCCGCAGACTGCCGCTGGGTGTGTGACCCCCGCTACAAAGACGATCCCTGCAAGCAGTGTAAAAAACGGTATGGGCGCGGGGATGTGTCCCTCTGCCGCTGGCACCACAAGCCCTACTGCCAGGCGCTGCCCTACGGCCCCGGGTACTGGATGTGTTGCCATGGTTCCCACAAAGACACGCCCGGCTGCAACGTCGGTCTCCATGACAACCGCTGGGTGCCCGCCTTCCATAGTATCAACATGCCAATCTATAAGAAACCCAGGGCGGTCACTGAGGAGTAG